In one Geoglobus acetivorans genomic region, the following are encoded:
- a CDS encoding antitoxin AF2212-like protein: MLEVIKAVYGGGVFKSLEEVNLKEGNGDEGV; this comes from the coding sequence ATGCTGGAGGTTATAAAGGCAGTTTATGGGGGTGGCGTGTTCAAATCTCTTGAAGAGGTAAATCTAAAGGAAGGAAACGGCGATGAGGGAGTATAA
- a CDS encoding NAD(P)/FAD-dependent oxidoreductase yields the protein MTDYDVVVVGAGPAGSIAAKTAAEKGLDVLLIEKRQEIGVPVRCAEGVSREGLEKFVNPDSKWIASEIENAEIISPSNHKVVLSAENAGNEVGYVLERKIFDRYLARLASKAGADVLTKTSAVSFKRENGTVKLGIRSMGEFSEITAKIVIGADGVESRVAKWAGIDTTLKLNEIESCVQYLMTNIEFDDDTTYFWVGRKYAPGGYIWLFPKGKDAANVGIGVMPSLAEKSAKWYLDRFVEEHFPEGEIVEVVVGGVPVKGAIDTAVADNVMLAGDAARHTDPITGGGIINAMSAGHHAAIAAYEAIKAKDYSKETLKRYDEKWKSDFGESLVRNKKLQEKMMRLDDPTLDRLAKSLEGMPIEEMSVRRLAFELFKKHPRLLWDLREFIV from the coding sequence ATGACTGACTACGATGTTGTTGTCGTTGGAGCAGGGCCTGCCGGAAGCATAGCTGCAAAAACTGCCGCTGAGAAGGGGCTTGACGTCCTGCTGATTGAAAAAAGGCAGGAGATAGGCGTTCCAGTAAGATGTGCTGAAGGTGTGAGCAGAGAAGGACTTGAAAAGTTTGTAAATCCCGACAGCAAGTGGATTGCCAGTGAGATAGAAAATGCAGAAATCATCTCTCCCTCAAACCATAAAGTTGTTCTCTCCGCTGAAAATGCCGGAAATGAGGTTGGATACGTCCTTGAAAGAAAGATTTTTGACAGATATCTTGCAAGACTCGCCTCCAAAGCCGGTGCAGATGTTTTGACGAAGACATCCGCAGTATCGTTCAAAAGAGAAAACGGTACAGTAAAGCTCGGGATAAGGAGTATGGGCGAGTTCAGCGAGATTACCGCAAAGATTGTTATAGGTGCAGATGGTGTAGAGAGCAGGGTTGCGAAGTGGGCCGGGATAGACACCACTCTGAAGCTGAATGAAATAGAAAGCTGCGTGCAGTATCTCATGACCAACATAGAGTTCGATGATGACACGACCTACTTCTGGGTTGGCAGAAAGTACGCTCCGGGTGGCTATATCTGGCTGTTCCCCAAGGGAAAAGATGCAGCGAATGTTGGTATTGGCGTTATGCCAAGTCTCGCAGAGAAAAGTGCAAAATGGTATCTTGACAGGTTTGTCGAGGAACATTTTCCTGAAGGGGAGATAGTCGAAGTTGTTGTTGGCGGTGTGCCGGTTAAAGGGGCAATCGATACTGCAGTGGCAGACAACGTCATGCTCGCAGGTGATGCTGCCAGGCACACGGACCCAATAACAGGAGGTGGAATAATCAATGCAATGAGTGCTGGCCATCACGCGGCCATAGCCGCTTATGAAGCTATCAAAGCAAAGGACTACAGCAAAGAGACTCTGAAAAGGTACGACGAAAAATGGAAGTCGGACTTCGGAGAGAGTCTCGTGAGAAACAAAAAGCTTCAGGAAAAAATGATGAGACTCGATGATCCAACACTGGACAGGCTGGCAAAAAGTCTTGAAGGTATGCCAATCGAAGAGATGAGTGTTAGGAGACTTGCTTTCGAGCTGTTTAAAAAACATCCAAGACTTCTGTGGGATCTGAGAGAATTCATAGTTTAA
- a CDS encoding DUF433 domain-containing protein, whose product MERIEVDLGKLGGKPVIKGTRIPVHLILEMLASGMSIEDIPKEYPELSEEDVREAIRYASKILSREESYEIPVG is encoded by the coding sequence ATGGAGAGGATAGAAGTTGATTTAGGAAAGCTTGGCGGTAAACCGGTAATAAAGGGAACGAGGATTCCCGTGCATCTTATTCTTGAAATGCTTGCCAGTGGTATGAGTATCGAAGATATTCCGAAGGAGTATCCGGAATTATCCGAGGAAGACGTAAGGGAAGCGATAAGGTACGCCTCAAAGATTCTGAGCAGAGAGGAATCATATGAAATTCCTGTTGGATGA
- a CDS encoding Yip1 family protein has product MKLITNPNAFFEDLKQKDTRIRIPLLTIVVPLAVLISSYQYLLVTKISHAFPEELARFFVIGAYIGIMGSFIGMFAVWLILAVIMHGLSAFFGGKRKL; this is encoded by the coding sequence ATGAAGCTGATAACTAACCCCAATGCATTTTTCGAAGATCTAAAGCAGAAAGATACAAGAATAAGAATTCCGTTGCTGACGATAGTCGTTCCATTAGCAGTTTTGATTTCATCGTATCAGTATCTGCTCGTAACGAAGATATCTCATGCTTTCCCCGAAGAGCTTGCAAGGTTTTTCGTCATTGGCGCTTACATCGGAATAATGGGCTCTTTCATCGGGATGTTTGCAGTCTGGTTAATCTTGGCTGTGATAATGCACGGCTTATCTGCTTTCTTCGGTGGAAAAAGGAAGCTTTAG
- the larE gene encoding ATP-dependent sacrificial sulfur transferase LarE, translating into MEKLERLKSFIAEFESVAVAFSGGVDSATLLAVSREVLGERVVAVTARSPTAPSRDLKDARMFAEEIGVRHVFIELNELEDENFRKNPPNRCYFCKRMLLSRITEFARKEGIQAVFEGTNADELRGHRPGYKAIAEFDNVYSPWAMFGFTKDEIREIARSMGYEFADKPSMACLSSRIPFGMEIDEERLRRIDAAENLVIAIAGVKQVRVRDFGENAVIEVGREERNRIFIEGIADRIVEELRKLGYRNVLMDLEGYRTGKLSEGSARP; encoded by the coding sequence ATGGAAAAGCTTGAAAGGCTGAAGTCGTTCATAGCAGAATTTGAAAGTGTTGCGGTTGCCTTCAGCGGTGGGGTTGACAGCGCAACACTCCTTGCGGTCTCGAGGGAGGTTCTCGGTGAGAGAGTTGTTGCTGTTACTGCCAGAAGCCCCACAGCACCCTCCAGGGATCTGAAGGATGCGAGGATGTTCGCGGAAGAAATCGGGGTGAGACATGTTTTCATCGAGCTGAACGAGCTTGAGGATGAGAACTTCAGGAAGAATCCTCCCAACAGGTGTTACTTCTGCAAGAGGATGCTCCTCTCGAGGATAACCGAGTTTGCAAGAAAGGAGGGGATACAGGCGGTCTTTGAGGGCACCAATGCTGATGAGCTCAGGGGGCACAGGCCGGGATATAAAGCAATAGCGGAGTTTGATAACGTCTATTCTCCCTGGGCGATGTTCGGCTTCACCAAAGACGAGATAAGAGAGATAGCAAGAAGCATGGGTTATGAGTTTGCGGACAAACCGTCAATGGCATGCCTCTCGTCAAGAATCCCGTTCGGAATGGAGATTGACGAGGAGAGGCTCAGAAGAATTGATGCAGCCGAGAATCTGGTCATCGCAATTGCCGGGGTTAAGCAGGTGAGGGTCAGGGATTTCGGCGAGAACGCGGTAATCGAGGTGGGCAGGGAGGAGAGAAACAGGATTTTCATTGAGGGGATTGCAGACAGGATTGTCGAGGAGCTGAGAAAGCTCGGCTACAGGAATGTGCTGATGGATCTGGAGGGGTACAGGACCGGGAAGCTTTCTGAGGGCTCTGCAAGACCGTAA
- a CDS encoding stage II sporulation protein M, which produces MLYEIIALFFANNRFFMGFIVGLKNYNTVDLPKSRIIIIPEFDNFTHESLSFGLILTNNVKVVLVCIFGSLFLSVPTLLTLFRNGFILGYQTASSLSTIGFQTFAYVFPHGIFEIPAIIIAGAAGFKIPYEIIRYLAGKKEQIPTRGEIKEYLTLALISIILVVITAWIEANITLKIARSMLNSTKGI; this is translated from the coding sequence ATGTTGTATGAAATCATTGCTTTATTTTTTGCCAATAATCGTTTTTTTATGGGTTTTATCGTGGGATTAAAAAATTACAATACAGTTGATCTTCCAAAATCACGTATTATTATAATACCTGAATTTGACAATTTTACACATGAAAGTTTATCTTTTGGACTTATTCTTACCAACAACGTCAAAGTTGTGTTAGTCTGCATTTTTGGCTCCCTATTTTTGTCAGTTCCAACCTTATTAACGCTCTTTAGAAACGGATTTATTCTCGGCTATCAAACTGCCAGTTCCTTATCTACAATCGGTTTCCAAACGTTTGCTTATGTTTTTCCCCACGGCATCTTCGAAATCCCAGCAATAATCATAGCGGGAGCAGCGGGCTTCAAAATCCCCTATGAAATCATCAGATACTTAGCGGGAAAAAAGGAGCAAATACCTACAAGAGGGGAAATAAAAGAGTATCTAACGCTTGCATTAATCTCAATAATCCTAGTCGTAATAACAGCATGGATTGAGGCAAACATAACGCTGAAAATAGCCAGATCAATGCTCAATTCGACAAAAGGTATTTGA
- a CDS encoding type II toxin-antitoxin system HicB family antitoxin — translation MEQLEVKKLRFPVIVEVDEDGYYIVSCPLFKGCHSYGETIEEALENIKEVIEMCLEEEGLDEGLKFIGYREVEIEYAKA, via the coding sequence ATGGAACAGTTAGAAGTGAAGAAATTGAGGTTTCCCGTTATAGTAGAAGTCGACGAAGATGGCTATTACATTGTCAGCTGTCCACTGTTCAAGGGCTGTCACAGTTACGGTGAGACGATAGAGGAGGCTTTAGAAAACATAAAGGAAGTAATTGAGATGTGCTTGGAAGAAGAGGGATTGGATGAGGGTCTGAAATTCATAGGCTACAGAGAGGTGGAAATAGAATATGCAAAAGCTTAG
- a CDS encoding type II toxin-antitoxin system HicA family toxin has translation MRRVLPDGTKQTLTVPLHEELDRGTLKAIIRQVSSFIPEEVLKRYFYR, from the coding sequence CTGAGAAGAGTTTTACCAGACGGGACTAAACAGACTTTGACCGTTCCGCTGCACGAGGAACTCGACAGAGGAACTTTGAAAGCAATAATCAGACAAGTCTCGAGTTTCATCCCGGAAGAGGTGTTGAAACGATACTTTTACCGGTAA
- a CDS encoding ADP-ribosylglycohydrolase family protein, with protein MARNLFDIESRLGKCRKNSCIVDALFESGLLDVERIEFLYTTPPKIETVYLNKVEGILFGTAIGDALGVKFESRPPEYILNKYGHIKGFHQKAHITDDTQLTFWTLEVFLNQGWLDPKKLADRYTKERITGIGKTMKAFIKNYKDLRVPWYLAGVNSAGNGALMRLSPLVIPHLLNPSKELWCDAIVTTYLIYHDRLAIASAVAFVSLLWECFRIQRPLEADWWIEKYVAVARELEGDNTTYSTRYGTLKYKGPAWYFIEKVLEDASKEKWSLKELSSRIGSGAYLLETIPVVLYTLMMHADTPYTALTEAITYSKDSDTIGAIVGYFIGAIHGSKAFPRYLVEPMLNGKILPRKYVSLIASTLSYLKKTSEESEIDIDYSDMILTLSK; from the coding sequence ATGGCAAGAAACCTGTTCGACATAGAGTCCCGTTTGGGAAAATGCAGAAAAAACTCTTGCATAGTCGATGCCCTATTTGAAAGCGGATTGTTGGATGTGGAGCGCATAGAGTTCCTCTACACTACCCCGCCAAAAATTGAAACGGTGTACCTGAATAAAGTAGAGGGAATACTATTCGGAACAGCAATAGGTGATGCGCTCGGTGTAAAATTCGAATCACGCCCACCAGAATACATTCTTAATAAATACGGACATATTAAGGGCTTTCATCAAAAAGCACACATTACTGACGATACCCAGTTAACATTCTGGACCTTAGAGGTATTCTTGAATCAGGGATGGCTTGATCCAAAAAAGTTGGCAGACAGATACACAAAGGAAAGAATTACCGGAATAGGAAAAACGATGAAAGCATTTATAAAGAACTACAAGGATCTAAGAGTTCCGTGGTACTTAGCAGGGGTGAACAGCGCCGGTAATGGTGCTCTCATGAGGTTATCCCCCCTTGTTATTCCGCACCTCCTGAACCCCTCGAAAGAGCTCTGGTGTGATGCGATAGTGACGACATATCTGATATATCACGACAGGCTTGCTATCGCATCTGCAGTTGCTTTTGTAAGTCTATTGTGGGAGTGTTTCAGAATTCAAAGGCCTCTCGAAGCGGATTGGTGGATAGAAAAATATGTGGCAGTCGCAAGAGAGCTTGAGGGAGACAACACCACATATTCAACCAGATACGGTACACTGAAGTACAAAGGCCCAGCATGGTATTTTATCGAAAAAGTCTTGGAAGATGCCTCTAAAGAAAAATGGAGCCTGAAAGAATTGAGTAGCAGAATTGGATCGGGAGCTTACTTGCTCGAAACTATCCCAGTTGTTCTTTACACATTAATGATGCATGCTGACACGCCTTACACAGCACTGACTGAAGCAATTACATACAGCAAAGATAGCGATACCATAGGTGCCATCGTTGGATATTTTATCGGCGCAATTCACGGATCTAAAGCTTTCCCAAGGTATCTTGTTGAGCCCATGCTCAACGGCAAAATCCTTCCCCGAAAATATGTAAGCTTGATCGCATCTACACTAAGCTACCTCAAAAAAACATCAGAAGAGTCTGAAATAGACATAGATTATAGCGATATGATTCTGACACTATCGAAATAA
- a CDS encoding DUF5615 family PIN-like protein translates to MKFLLDDNIPLSVKIWFQKRGIYAIKAFEVGLKGADDETVYRYALENGFKVLTLDLDFGHLFLKFGKGTIIVLRPRVAVPKEILKLLESSFDVLKDKEGLIIVKPNKIRIIKPLR, encoded by the coding sequence ATGAAATTCCTGTTGGATGACAACATTCCGTTAAGCGTTAAGATTTGGTTTCAGAAAAGAGGAATTTATGCCATTAAGGCATTTGAAGTTGGATTGAAGGGGGCAGACGACGAAACTGTTTACAGATACGCTTTAGAGAACGGCTTTAAAGTTCTGACTTTAGATTTGGACTTCGGTCATCTCTTTCTAAAATTTGGTAAAGGAACGATAATCGTTTTAAGACCTCGTGTAGCTGTACCTAAGGAAATATTAAAACTTCTTGAAAGTTCTTTCGATGTTTTAAAGGATAAGGAAGGTCTGATAATCGTCAAACCCAACAAGATAAGAATTATCAAACCGCTGAGATAG
- a CDS encoding 4Fe-4S binding protein, producing MKKLIVNRYRCGYCGACVAVCKFNANELVETYLEIYEDKCTLCQACVRTCPMNALEVVE from the coding sequence ATGAAAAAGCTCATAGTAAACAGATACAGGTGTGGCTACTGTGGAGCGTGTGTTGCAGTCTGTAAATTCAACGCCAACGAGCTTGTTGAAACATATCTCGAAATTTATGAAGATAAATGCACATTATGTCAGGCTTGTGTCAGAACCTGTCCGATGAACGCTTTAGAGGTGGTCGAATGA
- a CDS encoding cupin domain-containing protein — translation MPSELEVYRLKDLVSYQENSIVSRTIVDRETGTVTLFAFDEGQGLSEHTAPFDAMVYVVEGEVEVKISGKPYRLKEGDMIVMPANEPHALKAVTKFKILLVMVRS, via the coding sequence ATGCCGTCGGAGTTGGAAGTTTACAGGCTTAAAGACCTTGTTAGCTATCAGGAAAACTCAATAGTGAGCAGAACCATAGTAGACAGGGAAACCGGCACCGTAACGCTGTTCGCCTTCGATGAGGGGCAGGGGCTGAGCGAGCACACCGCCCCATTCGACGCGATGGTTTACGTGGTTGAGGGCGAGGTTGAGGTAAAGATCTCGGGCAAGCCATACCGCCTGAAGGAGGGAGACATGATAGTGATGCCGGCCAACGAGCCGCACGCCCTGAAAGCAGTGACAAAATTCAAGATACTTCTGGTGATGGTGAGGAGCTGA
- a CDS encoding YIP1 family protein encodes MEKGSFRRTFEFAGYGFLPSLVGSAITVPMSLHYISQAEIPKISFAQLQQNPDVMKEVMLSLIPKDFVHSNLIINIAVTIWSLTIWSFAIKHAREIELRKAFICALIPTLIFGAYQIWSILKMS; translated from the coding sequence GTGGAAAAAGGAAGCTTTAGAAGAACTTTCGAATTTGCCGGCTACGGATTTCTTCCGTCTTTAGTCGGTTCAGCCATAACAGTTCCTATGTCTCTCCATTACATCTCTCAGGCAGAAATCCCTAAAATAAGCTTTGCTCAACTACAACAAAATCCCGACGTGATGAAAGAAGTAATGCTTTCCCTCATCCCTAAGGATTTCGTTCACTCAAATCTGATAATCAACATAGCGGTAACAATCTGGAGTCTTACGATTTGGAGCTTCGCAATTAAACACGCAAGAGAAATTGAATTGAGAAAAGCTTTCATCTGCGCTTTGATTCCAACGCTGATTTTTGGAGCTTATCAGATCTGGTCAATCCTAAAAATGTCGTGA
- a CDS encoding bile acid:sodium symporter, with amino-acid sequence MIAKLLPIFISALTGYTLGRLVDTGGVQGLLSTLITALVFTTIFPSMILFRFESAGVSKRPMLASLLVNFVYSPLFALMILKTGGNHIMKVALAASLLMPVPSMNSAYVIISGGNLELTVSLMAVNFLAGVALYPLLLSTISGIHNLGIDPFQISKTLLIVIVLPLLLGQVLRKFVTPSREMVSKFTEVSLSALVFTIFLSKASLIHPTSFIFQLPYSAGFILSSIFLSEMLSKLFRIKREEHLSYVFLSTGKNNSTVIAILTLALSPLYAVYVMFHQFVQIVLLLAYATAKAEKII; translated from the coding sequence TTGATAGCTAAGCTGCTGCCCATATTCATTTCTGCCCTGACGGGATACACCCTTGGGAGGCTTGTGGATACGGGCGGAGTTCAGGGCCTGCTGTCCACACTCATAACAGCCCTTGTATTCACAACAATATTTCCGTCGATGATCCTATTCAGGTTCGAATCTGCAGGAGTATCGAAAAGACCCATGTTAGCTTCACTGCTTGTAAATTTCGTCTACTCTCCCCTATTTGCCCTGATGATCCTCAAAACAGGAGGCAACCACATAATGAAGGTAGCTCTCGCCGCATCATTGCTCATGCCCGTTCCGAGCATGAATTCAGCATATGTTATCATTTCAGGAGGAAATCTCGAACTGACCGTATCACTCATGGCAGTAAACTTTCTCGCCGGAGTGGCGCTATATCCTCTTCTCCTCTCCACAATCTCCGGTATTCACAACCTCGGAATTGATCCATTTCAGATCTCAAAAACCCTCCTGATTGTGATTGTTCTGCCCCTTCTTCTCGGACAGGTGTTAAGAAAATTTGTAACGCCCTCAAGGGAGATGGTTTCAAAGTTCACCGAAGTCAGCCTGAGTGCTCTCGTGTTCACAATATTTCTGTCGAAGGCCAGTTTGATTCACCCCACCAGCTTTATTTTTCAGCTTCCGTATTCAGCCGGATTCATACTCTCGTCAATATTCCTCTCAGAGATGCTATCAAAACTGTTCAGGATTAAAAGAGAAGAGCATCTCTCATACGTGTTTCTCAGCACTGGAAAAAACAATTCCACAGTAATAGCAATTCTAACACTCGCACTTTCACCCCTCTACGCAGTTTATGTCATGTTTCATCAGTTTGTTCAGATAGTTCTCCTGCTCGCTTATGCCACCGCAAAAGCAGAAAAGATTATTTAA
- the purM gene encoding phosphoribosylformylglycinamidine cyclo-ligase — translation MKSYADAGVDIRKEEKAVKSLISGLKFIRKGPGQPILTNHYASVIDAGSMGIAITTDGVGTKIKVAEIMNNFRTIGIDCVAMNVNDLYAINAEPVAMVDYIATNKPDERIMGEIGEGLNRGCEMANITLVGGETATLDIVNGWDLSGTVIGFVDKKRMITGEKIKPGDVIFAIPSSGIHSNGLTLARKLVEENGLSYFDKFENHTIGEELLVPTRIYSEVLGVAREHDIHGMAHITGGGLLNLKRLKKVKFVIDSPLKPQKIFTFLQELGNIETDEMYRTFNMGMGFMLICGESTAEELRKELEGDVVGHVEEGEGAYLEELRIDS, via the coding sequence ATGAAATCTTACGCTGATGCCGGTGTGGACATAAGAAAGGAGGAAAAAGCCGTAAAAAGCCTGATCTCTGGTTTGAAATTCATCAGAAAGGGACCGGGGCAGCCCATCCTCACAAACCACTATGCAAGCGTGATTGACGCTGGCAGTATGGGCATTGCAATAACCACGGACGGAGTTGGAACGAAGATAAAGGTCGCCGAGATCATGAACAACTTCAGGACCATAGGCATTGACTGCGTCGCCATGAACGTCAACGACCTCTACGCCATAAACGCCGAGCCGGTTGCGATGGTGGACTACATAGCCACAAACAAACCGGACGAGAGAATAATGGGCGAAATCGGAGAAGGGCTGAACAGGGGGTGTGAGATGGCAAACATCACGCTGGTTGGTGGTGAGACAGCGACCCTCGACATAGTCAACGGCTGGGATTTGTCCGGCACGGTGATAGGCTTCGTGGACAAGAAAAGGATGATCACCGGTGAAAAAATCAAGCCGGGAGATGTTATATTCGCAATCCCAAGTTCCGGAATTCACAGCAACGGATTGACTCTGGCAAGAAAGCTCGTAGAGGAAAATGGTCTCAGCTACTTCGACAAATTCGAGAACCACACCATTGGCGAGGAGCTGCTGGTTCCAACGAGAATCTACTCTGAGGTGCTTGGTGTTGCAAGGGAACACGACATCCACGGAATGGCCCACATCACTGGCGGAGGATTGCTGAACCTGAAAAGGCTGAAAAAGGTAAAATTCGTGATCGATAGCCCCCTCAAACCCCAGAAAATCTTCACCTTCCTGCAGGAGCTTGGAAACATAGAGACGGATGAGATGTACAGGACGTTCAACATGGGAATGGGGTTCATGCTGATATGCGGTGAAAGCACAGCTGAAGAGCTGAGGAAGGAGCTTGAAGGAGACGTTGTTGGTCATGTTGAGGAGGGGGAGGGAGCGTACTTGGAGGAATTGAGAATTGATAGCTAA
- a CDS encoding AbrB/MazE/SpoVT family DNA-binding domain-containing protein, with the protein MSITRMDRRGRITIPKEIREELKLKEDDELLIFKLANNILILRKADFSHLIAEALNEFRELSEEDIERIKKEVNKLAEKKIKGLS; encoded by the coding sequence ATGTCCATAACCAGGATGGATCGAAGGGGCAGAATTACAATTCCCAAAGAAATCAGGGAAGAATTGAAGCTTAAAGAGGATGACGAACTCCTCATCTTCAAGCTTGCCAACAACATCCTGATTCTGAGAAAGGCTGACTTCAGCCATCTCATAGCTGAAGCGCTGAACGAGTTTAGAGAGCTGAGTGAAGAGGACATTGAAAGAATAAAGAAGGAAGTGAACAAACTTGCAGAAAAGAAAATTAAGGGTCTTTCCTGA
- a CDS encoding thiolase family protein — protein MPAVIVDGVRTPVGKFGGSLKDLQAYELGAIAIRALMKKAGVRPAATKDSYDFYPSKLPKGRIELEGDYEFDGVEVEIDEVIMGNVLQAAQGQNPARQAGIYSGIPKEIPAYTLNKVCGSGLKAIIAAAQSISDGARAVVAGGMESMSNAPYAMRKARWGYRMSINAIDEVVDVMVYDGLWEKFYGYHMGNTAENIAELYGISREEQDELAYESHMRAVKAIDDGIFAQEIEPVVIKTRKGEVVVDTDEHPRRDTSLEKLAKLPPVFRKGGTVTAGNASGVNDGAAALLLMDEKYAEELGLEPKVRILSYASAGIDPAYMGLGPIPAIQKAVKRAGISLDDIDLIELNEAFAAQALAVVKELNLDLERVNVHGSGISLGHPIGATGARITVTLIHEMERRKADYGLVSLCIGGGMGIAAVFERV, from the coding sequence ATGCCAGCAGTCATTGTCGATGGTGTGAGAACCCCAGTGGGAAAATTTGGAGGCTCGCTGAAGGACCTGCAGGCTTATGAACTTGGAGCAATTGCGATAAGAGCTCTGATGAAAAAGGCTGGAGTTAGACCAGCTGCAACCAAAGATTCATACGACTTCTATCCGTCAAAGCTGCCGAAGGGCAGGATAGAGCTTGAGGGCGATTACGAGTTCGACGGCGTTGAGGTGGAAATAGACGAGGTCATAATGGGCAACGTTCTTCAGGCCGCACAGGGCCAGAATCCCGCGAGACAGGCCGGGATTTACTCAGGGATTCCCAAGGAAATTCCCGCATACACCCTCAACAAGGTCTGCGGTAGCGGACTGAAGGCGATAATAGCCGCAGCACAATCGATCAGCGATGGGGCAAGAGCGGTGGTCGCAGGCGGTATGGAGAGCATGAGCAACGCGCCCTATGCGATGAGGAAGGCGAGATGGGGATACAGGATGAGCATAAACGCGATAGATGAGGTTGTTGACGTGATGGTATATGACGGGCTGTGGGAGAAGTTCTACGGCTACCACATGGGGAACACAGCCGAGAATATAGCCGAGCTTTACGGCATAAGCAGGGAGGAGCAGGACGAACTGGCCTACGAGAGCCACATGAGAGCAGTAAAGGCCATAGATGATGGCATTTTTGCTCAGGAAATCGAACCCGTTGTCATCAAAACCAGGAAGGGTGAAGTGGTTGTGGATACGGACGAGCATCCGAGAAGAGATACGAGTCTGGAAAAGCTCGCAAAGCTACCGCCGGTGTTCAGGAAGGGTGGAACGGTTACGGCAGGAAACGCAAGTGGCGTGAACGATGGTGCTGCTGCTCTGCTTCTGATGGATGAGAAGTATGCGGAGGAGCTTGGCCTTGAGCCGAAGGTCAGGATCCTGAGCTACGCTTCGGCAGGCATTGATCCCGCATACATGGGCCTCGGGCCAATACCGGCGATACAGAAGGCCGTGAAGAGGGCCGGAATCAGCTTAGACGACATCGACCTCATAGAGCTGAATGAAGCTTTCGCTGCCCAGGCTCTGGCTGTGGTGAAGGAGCTGAACCTTGATCTCGAAAGAGTAAACGTGCACGGCAGCGGGATAAGCCTGGGACACCCGATTGGGGCAACAGGAGCGAGGATTACCGTGACTCTCATCCACGAGATGGAGAGGAGAAAGGCAGATTACGGATTAGTGTCGCTCTGCATAGGCGGCGGAATGGGGATTGCTGCTGTGTTTGAAAGGGTCTGA
- a CDS encoding stage II sporulation protein M, which yields MKTRNLVYLSLVFYSISALIGYSFYSTSMEALKNNRIIDNTKAGSFISILNNNLPIILLIALGSFIFSLTTVKILTFNGVILGSLLKHAVENDRITYFMFAVIPHAIFEIPAIIIAGAAGFKIPYEIIRYLAGRKEQILTKEDIKEYLTLALISIILIVIAAFVEAYVTPRIAEYFLR from the coding sequence ATGAAAACAAGAAATTTGGTTTATCTATCCTTAGTTTTTTATAGTATTAGTGCTCTCATCGGGTACTCTTTTTACTCGACCTCAATGGAAGCTCTAAAGAATAACAGAATTATCGATAACACTAAAGCAGGAAGCTTTATTTCCATTTTGAATAATAATTTGCCAATAATTCTGTTAATAGCATTAGGAAGCTTCATCTTTTCATTAACGACAGTAAAAATTTTGACTTTCAATGGAGTTATTTTGGGCAGCCTTTTAAAGCATGCGGTTGAAAATGATCGGATAACATATTTTATGTTTGCAGTCATACCCCACGCCATCTTCGAAATCCCCGCCATAATCATTGCCGGAGCAGCAGGCTTTAAAATACCCTACGAGATTATCCGTTATTTAGCAGGCAGAAAAGAACAAATCCTGACAAAAGAAGACATAAAAGAATATCTAACTCTCGCATTGATCTCGATAATCTTAATCGTAATAGCCGCATTTGTTGAAGCTTACGTAACACCAAGAATAGCGGAATACTTTTTAAGATGA